One stretch of Streptomyces sp. NBC_00443 DNA includes these proteins:
- a CDS encoding Na(+)/H(+) antiporter subunit B yields MADAVIVVALLLVAGCATVAVLVRDPVRQALVLAVLGVVLAVLFTAVQAPDVALSQLAVGGALTPLLLLLSVRKVKRRKGRDE; encoded by the coding sequence GTGGCTGACGCGGTGATCGTCGTCGCGCTGCTGCTGGTCGCCGGCTGCGCGACGGTGGCCGTACTGGTCCGCGACCCCGTGCGCCAGGCCCTCGTGCTGGCCGTCCTCGGCGTCGTACTCGCCGTGCTGTTCACCGCGGTGCAGGCGCCGGACGTCGCCCTGTCGCAACTCGCGGTCGGCGGCGCCCTCACCCCGCTGCTGTTGCTGCTGTCGGTCCGCAAGGTCAAGCGGCGCAAGGGGCGTGACGAATGA
- a CDS encoding complex I subunit 5 family protein, with amino-acid sequence MNDLLPLLVAVPLLGAALLVAGGRRLPRVVADSVGCAVAAGTAGLAIVLSLNSSPPMVEWVGGWTPVEGRSVGIVLVGDGAGLGMAALASLLTLAALAYSWGYFEEPPRRHSGSFPALVLLLQAGMCGFAIAGDLFNAFVWFELMSVVAYALTGTQVEEAKAVQGALTFGVVTSLGAYAMLMGIALLYARTGELAMARIGRGLDAHGPPDALVLAAFVLVLTGLLIKSAAVPFHFWLPDAHAVAPTPVCMLLSGVMVELGVYGVWRVYGTVFAGPGGIPAADLERVLVVLGAVTAVIGAVMCWYQRHIKRLLAYSTVAHTGLFLIGVGVLTPQADDGVALYVLGHAGVKAALFACTGILLDRYGNVDEHALHGRARELRGVAVIYGVGGLALAGLPPFGTGFGKAVTEKAAGGPLTLLYVVASAVTAAAVLRVAARVFLGLGPTPEDDTEYETTGAGERPETRHRLSRIPDTMTAVPAVLLAGSLAVGVAPGFGEVVAHAVNEAGSGGAPVPAPHWTPVGVLLDLASTVLALGLAALAVTRPDLLAAPSRARPLRRLQSGHVGDYVAWVLVGATLLGALALPGLLT; translated from the coding sequence ATGAACGACCTGCTGCCGCTGCTCGTCGCCGTGCCGCTGCTCGGTGCCGCCCTCCTGGTCGCCGGTGGGCGGCGCCTGCCACGCGTCGTCGCGGATTCCGTGGGCTGCGCCGTCGCGGCGGGCACGGCGGGTCTCGCGATCGTGCTGTCGCTGAACTCCTCGCCGCCGATGGTCGAATGGGTCGGCGGCTGGACGCCCGTGGAGGGACGCAGCGTCGGTATCGTCCTGGTCGGGGACGGCGCGGGGCTCGGCATGGCGGCCCTGGCGTCCCTGCTGACCCTCGCGGCTCTGGCGTACTCCTGGGGCTACTTCGAGGAGCCCCCGCGCCGGCACTCCGGCTCGTTCCCCGCGCTGGTCCTGCTCCTCCAGGCGGGCATGTGCGGATTCGCGATCGCGGGCGACCTGTTCAACGCGTTCGTGTGGTTCGAGCTGATGAGCGTCGTCGCCTACGCGCTGACGGGCACCCAGGTCGAGGAGGCCAAGGCCGTGCAGGGCGCGCTGACCTTCGGCGTCGTCACCTCGCTCGGCGCCTACGCCATGCTGATGGGCATCGCGCTGCTGTACGCCCGTACCGGCGAGCTCGCCATGGCCCGGATCGGCCGCGGCCTCGACGCCCACGGGCCGCCGGACGCGCTGGTCCTGGCCGCCTTCGTCCTCGTCCTGACCGGCCTGTTGATCAAGTCGGCCGCCGTACCGTTCCACTTCTGGCTCCCGGACGCGCACGCCGTCGCACCCACGCCGGTGTGCATGCTGCTGTCGGGCGTCATGGTCGAACTCGGCGTGTACGGCGTCTGGCGCGTGTACGGCACCGTCTTCGCCGGGCCCGGCGGGATCCCGGCGGCCGACCTGGAGCGGGTCCTCGTCGTGCTCGGCGCGGTGACCGCGGTGATCGGCGCTGTCATGTGCTGGTACCAGCGGCACATCAAGCGGCTGCTGGCGTACTCGACGGTCGCCCACACCGGGCTGTTCCTGATCGGCGTCGGCGTCCTCACACCTCAGGCCGACGACGGGGTCGCGCTGTACGTCCTCGGGCACGCCGGGGTGAAGGCCGCGCTGTTCGCCTGCACGGGCATCCTCCTCGACCGGTACGGCAACGTCGACGAGCACGCGCTGCACGGGCGGGCCCGGGAACTGCGCGGTGTCGCCGTGATCTACGGGGTGGGCGGGCTCGCCCTGGCCGGACTTCCCCCCTTCGGGACGGGGTTCGGGAAGGCCGTCACGGAGAAGGCCGCGGGCGGCCCGCTGACCTTGCTGTACGTGGTCGCGAGCGCGGTCACCGCCGCGGCCGTACTGCGGGTCGCCGCCAGGGTGTTCCTCGGGCTCGGCCCGACGCCCGAGGACGACACCGAGTACGAGACGACCGGCGCCGGCGAACGGCCCGAGACCCGGCACCGGCTCAGCCGGATCCCCGACACCATGACCGCGGTCCCCGCCGTCCTGCTCGCCGGCTCCCTCGCCGTCGGCGTGGCCCCCGGCTTCGGCGAGGTCGTGGCCCACGCCGTCAACGAGGCCGGCTCCGGCGGCGCCCCAGTCCCCGCCCCGCACTGGACCCCCGTCGGCGTCCTACTGGACCTCGCCTCGACGGTACTGGCCCTCGGCCTCGCAGCCCTCGCCGTCACCCGCCCCGACCTCCTGGCCGCCCCGTCCCGCGCACGCCCCCTGCGCCGCCTGCAGTCCGGGCACGTCGGGGACTACGTGGCCTGGGTACTGGTGGGAGCCACGCTGCTGGGGGCACTGGCCCTGCCGGGCCTTCTGACGTAG
- a CDS encoding VanZ family protein, producing MRFLARLLAMLCAFAFMVAFAVVLAKLTLQPSPASEALTHTNLQPGSSLRAYLDQPELRDAVKQIGGNVLLGVPFGILVPVVAPRTRGVLRVLLLTATVMLLVEFAQGALVTGRAFDIDDVILNTTGALIGYLLLGRRLSRVVHARGSRTAKA from the coding sequence CTGCGCTTTCTCGCCCGTCTCCTCGCCATGCTGTGCGCCTTCGCGTTCATGGTCGCCTTCGCCGTCGTGCTGGCGAAGCTCACCCTGCAGCCCTCCCCCGCGTCCGAGGCGCTGACGCACACCAATCTGCAGCCGGGCAGTTCGCTGCGGGCCTATCTGGACCAGCCCGAACTGCGGGACGCCGTCAAGCAGATCGGGGGCAATGTCCTGCTGGGCGTCCCGTTCGGCATCCTCGTTCCGGTCGTCGCGCCACGGACGCGCGGTGTCCTTCGAGTCCTGCTGCTGACGGCGACCGTGATGCTTCTGGTCGAGTTCGCGCAGGGTGCCCTGGTGACGGGGCGCGCGTTCGACATCGACGACGTCATCCTCAACACCACGGGCGCCCTGATCGGGTACCTCCTGCTGGGCCGGCGACTGAGCCGCGTGGTGCACGCCCGGGGGTCTCGTACCGCGAAGGCCTAA
- a CDS encoding PHP domain-containing protein, translating into MDPVDALNRIAFLLERSLEPTYRVRAFRTAARVLAGLPPEEVRARAEAGTLESLKGVGPKTAQVVREALAGQVPAYLTDLEGRPAAEPPVNGHRLWELLRGDCHLHSDWSDGGSPIEEMGRTAAELGHEWAVLTDHSPRLTVARGLSADRLREQLDVVAELNATWAPFRLLTGIECDILDDGSLDQEPELLQRLDVVVVSVHSKLRMDARSMTRRMVTAVRSPHADILGHCTGRLITGRGRPESEFDADEVFAACAESGTAVEINSRPERLDPPRRLLRRAVAAGVLFSVDTDAHAPGQLDWQRYGCARAEECEVPAERVLTTWTADELLAWTRDKSAVK; encoded by the coding sequence ATGGACCCGGTCGACGCGCTGAACAGGATCGCGTTTCTGCTGGAGCGGTCTCTGGAGCCGACGTATCGCGTACGCGCCTTCCGTACGGCCGCGCGTGTGCTGGCCGGGCTGCCCCCGGAGGAGGTGCGGGCGCGGGCGGAGGCCGGGACGCTGGAGTCGCTCAAGGGAGTCGGCCCCAAGACGGCCCAGGTGGTGCGCGAGGCGCTGGCCGGTCAGGTGCCCGCCTATCTGACGGACCTGGAGGGCCGGCCGGCGGCCGAGCCGCCCGTGAACGGCCACCGGCTGTGGGAGCTGCTGCGCGGGGACTGCCATCTGCACTCCGACTGGTCGGACGGCGGCAGCCCGATCGAGGAGATGGGCCGGACGGCGGCCGAGCTCGGCCACGAGTGGGCGGTGCTGACCGATCACTCGCCGCGCCTGACCGTCGCCCGCGGGCTGTCGGCGGACCGGCTGCGCGAGCAGTTGGACGTGGTGGCGGAACTGAACGCGACCTGGGCGCCCTTCCGGCTGCTCACCGGCATCGAGTGCGACATCCTGGACGACGGCTCGCTCGACCAGGAACCCGAGCTGCTTCAGCGGCTCGACGTGGTGGTCGTGTCCGTGCACTCCAAGCTGCGGATGGACGCGCGCTCGATGACCCGCCGGATGGTCACCGCCGTACGCAGTCCGCACGCGGACATCCTCGGCCACTGCACCGGACGGCTGATCACCGGGCGGGGCCGGCCCGAGTCGGAGTTCGACGCGGACGAGGTGTTCGCCGCGTGCGCCGAGTCCGGTACGGCGGTGGAGATCAACAGCCGGCCCGAGCGGCTGGACCCGCCCCGTCGGCTGCTGCGGCGGGCCGTGGCGGCGGGTGTGCTGTTCTCCGTCGACACCGACGCGCACGCGCCCGGGCAGCTCGACTGGCAGCGGTACGGCTGTGCGCGGGCGGAGGAGTGCGAGGTGCCCGCCGAACGGGTGCTCACCACCTGGACGGCGGACGAGCTGCTGGCCTGGACGCGCGACAAGTCAGCGGTGAAGTGA
- a CDS encoding ricin-type beta-trefoil lectin domain protein, whose amino-acid sequence MASPRLLRTAVLAALSAVLVASAAIGPAQAEPPDVSAAAVTFSDNFDGPAGAAVDSSKWQIETGDNVNNHERQYYTSGNKNAALDGQGHLVITARRENPANYQCWYGTCQYTSARLNTSGKFTAQYGHIEARMKVPRGQGMWPAFWMLGTPVNWPDSGEIDIMENVGFEPSTVHGTIHGPGYSGSGGIGAGYSLPNGQAFADAFHTFAVDWAPDSITWSVDGNVYQRRTPADLGGRQWVFNKPFFLILNLAVGGYWPGDPDGSTVFPQQLVVDHVSVTTGDSPAGGAIRGLAGKCVDVAGASSANGTPVQLYDCNGSAAQQWSVGSGGTLRALGKCLDAAGNGTADGTTVQLWDCTGGPNQRWTVTAAGDIVNPQADKCLDVTGNNSTNGTRLQLWTCSGGGNQKWTVG is encoded by the coding sequence ATGGCCTCCCCACGCCTGCTCCGCACCGCTGTCCTCGCCGCCCTGTCGGCCGTCCTGGTCGCGTCCGCCGCGATCGGCCCCGCGCAGGCCGAACCCCCGGACGTCTCGGCCGCCGCGGTGACGTTCTCCGACAACTTCGACGGCCCCGCCGGCGCCGCGGTCGACTCGTCGAAGTGGCAGATCGAGACCGGCGACAACGTCAACAACCACGAGCGGCAGTACTACACCTCGGGCAACAAGAACGCGGCGCTGGACGGCCAGGGGCACCTGGTGATCACCGCCCGGCGCGAGAACCCCGCCAACTACCAGTGCTGGTACGGCACCTGTCAGTACACCTCGGCCCGGCTGAACACGTCCGGAAAGTTCACCGCGCAGTACGGGCACATCGAGGCGCGCATGAAGGTGCCGCGGGGGCAGGGCATGTGGCCCGCGTTCTGGATGCTCGGCACACCGGTCAACTGGCCGGACTCGGGCGAGATCGACATCATGGAGAACGTCGGCTTCGAGCCCTCGACGGTCCACGGCACCATCCACGGCCCTGGCTACTCCGGGTCGGGCGGCATAGGCGCCGGATACTCACTCCCGAACGGGCAGGCCTTCGCGGACGCCTTCCACACCTTCGCCGTCGACTGGGCACCCGACTCGATCACCTGGTCCGTGGACGGCAACGTCTACCAGCGGCGCACACCTGCCGACCTGGGCGGCAGGCAGTGGGTCTTCAACAAGCCGTTCTTCCTGATCCTGAACCTCGCGGTGGGCGGCTACTGGCCCGGCGACCCGGACGGCTCCACGGTGTTCCCGCAGCAACTGGTGGTGGACCACGTCTCGGTGACGACCGGCGACAGCCCCGCCGGCGGCGCGATCAGGGGGCTGGCCGGGAAGTGCGTGGACGTGGCCGGGGCGAGCTCCGCGAACGGCACGCCCGTACAGCTCTACGACTGCAACGGCAGCGCCGCCCAGCAGTGGTCCGTGGGCTCGGGCGGCACGCTCCGCGCGCTCGGCAAGTGTCTGGACGCCGCCGGGAACGGCACGGCGGACGGCACGACGGTCCAGCTCTGGGACTGCACCGGCGGCCCCAACCAGAGATGGACGGTCACCGCGGCAGGCGACATCGTCAACCCGCAGGCCGACAAGTGCCTCGACGTGACCGGCAACAACTCGACCAACGGCACCCGGCTGCAGCTCTGGACCTGCAGCGGCGGCGGCAACCAGAAATGGACGGTCGGCTGA
- a CDS encoding sodium:proton antiporter, which translates to MDVLPYLVAVWIFLVGCYGLATSRNLIHAVGCLAVCQSATYVLLLAVGYRDDATAPVFSDLEPGSRPVVDPVVQALALTDVVVGATVTALLLALVIQVAKRHGTVDPDELSELRG; encoded by the coding sequence ATGGACGTCCTGCCGTACCTCGTCGCCGTATGGATCTTCCTGGTCGGCTGCTACGGCCTCGCCACCAGCCGCAATCTGATCCACGCCGTCGGCTGTCTGGCCGTCTGCCAGTCGGCCACGTACGTCCTGCTGCTGGCCGTCGGTTACCGCGACGACGCCACCGCGCCGGTCTTCTCCGACCTGGAACCCGGCTCACGCCCCGTCGTCGACCCGGTCGTCCAGGCCCTCGCCCTCACCGACGTCGTCGTCGGCGCCACCGTCACCGCGCTGCTGCTCGCGCTCGTCATCCAGGTCGCCAAACGGCACGGCACCGTGGACCCCGACGAACTCTCCGAGCTGCGCGGCTGA
- a CDS encoding monovalent cation/H+ antiporter complex subunit F yields MNGWLLAATVVLGGGVGATLWGVATGPLRRRAVAQNLSTALACPGLLLLAQGYDRPAYVDLALVLALLGPVGTLVFARLLTEELADDPPRAWSLTWAAAGLGAAVVLALCVAEGPSRAMLKVLLTGALLIGGNIVASHALSGGIAGVRGG; encoded by the coding sequence GTGAACGGCTGGCTCCTCGCGGCGACCGTCGTGCTCGGCGGAGGAGTGGGCGCCACCCTGTGGGGCGTCGCCACCGGACCGCTGCGGCGCAGGGCCGTCGCCCAGAACCTGTCCACCGCCCTGGCGTGCCCCGGACTGCTCCTGCTCGCCCAGGGATACGACCGCCCCGCCTACGTCGATCTCGCACTCGTCCTCGCCCTGCTCGGCCCGGTCGGCACCCTCGTCTTCGCCCGCCTGCTGACCGAGGAACTCGCCGACGACCCGCCGCGCGCCTGGAGCCTGACGTGGGCGGCCGCAGGCCTTGGCGCGGCCGTGGTCCTGGCGCTGTGCGTGGCGGAGGGACCGAGCCGGGCGATGCTGAAGGTCCTGCTCACGGGCGCGCTGCTGATCGGCGGGAACATCGTCGCCTCCCACGCGCTGTCCGGCGGCATCGCGGGGGTGCGCGGTGGCTGA
- a CDS encoding sulfite exporter TauE/SafE family protein, which translates to MNAAHIGELLAILGAGMAAGAVNAVVGSGTLISFPVLLATGLPPVTATVSNALGLIPGSISGAIGYREELRGQRRRLLKWCSGAALGGLSGAALLLALPASAFERIVPVLVGLALVLVVLQPLLSKKLSSRRARKGKTPRPDGGPLLLAGLTLASVYGGYFAAAQGIIYVALMGMLLDDSLQRLTGAKNVLVAVVNSVAALFFLVAADFDWTAVGLLAIGSAAGGFLGARTGRRLRPAVLRAFIVVVGTVAIVQLLLR; encoded by the coding sequence ATGAACGCCGCACACATCGGTGAACTGCTCGCCATCCTGGGCGCGGGCATGGCCGCCGGTGCCGTCAACGCCGTCGTCGGCTCGGGGACGCTGATCTCGTTCCCGGTCCTGCTCGCGACCGGCCTGCCACCCGTCACCGCCACGGTCTCCAACGCGCTCGGGCTGATCCCCGGCTCGATCAGCGGAGCCATCGGCTACCGCGAGGAGCTGCGCGGTCAGCGCCGGCGCCTGCTGAAATGGTGCTCCGGCGCCGCCCTCGGCGGGCTCAGCGGCGCCGCACTGCTCCTCGCCTTGCCCGCCTCGGCGTTCGAACGGATCGTGCCGGTCCTCGTGGGCCTCGCCCTCGTGCTGGTCGTCCTCCAACCGCTGCTCAGCAAGAAGCTGAGCAGCCGCCGGGCACGGAAGGGAAAGACGCCGCGTCCCGACGGCGGCCCCCTGCTGCTCGCCGGACTGACCCTGGCCAGCGTCTACGGCGGCTACTTCGCGGCCGCCCAGGGCATCATCTACGTCGCCCTGATGGGCATGCTCCTCGACGACAGCCTGCAACGACTGACCGGCGCCAAGAACGTGCTCGTCGCGGTGGTCAACTCCGTCGCCGCGCTGTTCTTCCTCGTCGCCGCGGACTTCGACTGGACGGCCGTGGGCCTCCTCGCGATCGGGTCCGCAGCCGGCGGCTTCCTGGGAGCCAGGACCGGCCGCCGGCTGCGACCCGCTGTGTTGCGCGCGTTCATCGTGGTCGTCGGCACGGTGGCCATCGTCCAGTTGCTGCTGCGTTAG
- a CDS encoding DUF4230 domain-containing protein: protein MTTPIKRINKRMPGWAKVVSALVLVLVVFFAGIRFSVLPGLKDLFGTETNDRSGPALLQSIQDMSRYDAASGNFQIVVDLEKDAKFLPDAIRGSRTLYVGAGTVDAYVDLGKVGEDDITVNGDRTSATLRLPHAALGKPSLDPDRSYAVSKQRGLLDRLGDIFSDNPNSEQAVQKLAVKHIGDAAKDSELTARAETNTTGMLEGLLHSLGFKEVKVTYGA from the coding sequence ATGACGACTCCCATCAAGCGCATCAACAAGCGCATGCCCGGCTGGGCGAAGGTGGTGAGCGCCCTCGTACTGGTGCTCGTCGTCTTCTTCGCCGGGATCCGGTTCAGCGTGCTCCCCGGCCTCAAGGACCTGTTCGGCACCGAGACCAACGACCGTTCGGGTCCCGCACTGCTCCAGTCCATCCAGGACATGAGCCGCTACGACGCCGCCTCCGGCAACTTCCAGATCGTCGTGGATCTGGAGAAGGACGCCAAGTTCCTGCCCGACGCGATCCGCGGCTCCCGCACGCTGTACGTCGGCGCGGGCACCGTGGACGCCTATGTCGACCTCGGCAAGGTCGGCGAGGACGACATCACGGTCAACGGCGACCGTACGTCCGCCACACTTCGCCTGCCGCACGCCGCCCTCGGCAAACCGTCCCTCGACCCCGACCGCTCCTACGCCGTCTCCAAGCAGCGCGGTCTCCTCGACCGCCTCGGCGACATCTTCTCGGACAACCCGAACAGCGAACAGGCCGTGCAGAAACTGGCGGTGAAGCACATCGGCGACGCGGCCAAGGACAGCGAACTGACCGCCCGCGCCGAGACCAACACCACCGGCATGCTCGAAGGCCTGCTCCACTCCCTCGGCTTCAAGGAGGTGAAGGTGACGTACGGGGCCTGA
- a CDS encoding MnhB domain-containing protein: MNPRTRLCLVAVGGAGLAALLVAACLRLPDFGGDSHPYGERAVRASLARQTANTIASVNFDQRAFDTMGEMTILFAAVVGCVVLLRQTRDEHRDRPEPADVAPPVRRYSLIVLPVALVVGLYVIAHGQLSPGGGFQGGVVAATALHLLYLGADYRALERVRPVGLYEVGDAVAASAYLVTGLAGLIGGTAFLANTLLPYGTFNALSSGGTVPLLNAAVGMEVACAVVLLLARFLDQAVEIEEESGK; encoded by the coding sequence ATGAATCCACGCACCCGGCTCTGTCTCGTCGCCGTCGGCGGCGCCGGCCTGGCCGCGCTCCTCGTCGCCGCCTGCCTGCGGCTACCGGACTTCGGCGGCGACAGCCACCCGTACGGCGAGCGCGCGGTGCGCGCCTCACTCGCCCGGCAGACCGCCAACACCATCGCCTCCGTCAACTTCGACCAGCGCGCCTTCGACACCATGGGCGAGATGACCATCCTGTTCGCGGCCGTCGTCGGCTGCGTCGTCCTGCTGCGGCAGACCCGCGACGAGCACCGCGACCGGCCCGAACCCGCCGACGTCGCCCCGCCGGTGCGCCGTTACTCCCTGATCGTCCTGCCGGTCGCCCTCGTCGTCGGCCTGTACGTCATCGCGCACGGGCAACTCAGTCCCGGTGGCGGCTTCCAGGGCGGCGTCGTCGCCGCGACCGCCCTGCATCTGCTCTACCTCGGCGCCGACTACCGCGCCCTGGAACGCGTCCGCCCGGTCGGCCTGTACGAGGTCGGTGATGCCGTGGCGGCCTCGGCCTACCTGGTCACCGGCCTCGCGGGCCTCATCGGCGGCACCGCGTTCCTCGCGAACACCCTGCTGCCGTACGGCACGTTCAACGCGCTGTCCTCCGGCGGCACCGTGCCGCTGCTGAACGCGGCCGTCGGCATGGAGGTCGCCTGCGCGGTCGTCCTGCTGCTCGCCCGATTCCTGGACCAGGCCGTCGAGATCGAGGAGGAGAGCGGGAAGTGA